From a single Maylandia zebra isolate NMK-2024a linkage group LG3, Mzebra_GT3a, whole genome shotgun sequence genomic region:
- the gal3st3 gene encoding galactose-3-O-sulfotransferase 3, giving the protein MWKKKIFLVIIAISTISLLLHHGGHLTWTMDAFHLGCPALHSHPYSGLKPKHSNMVFLKTHKTASSTMQNLLFRFAERNNLTVALPIQACGHQFCYPRSFTTHSVHQHTLPPNIVTNHMRFNKAELKRLMPNDTIYVTILREPGSMFESLFSYYNQYCQSFKRVPNGSLEAFLDEPWRYYKPEENYSMYARNTLTYDLGGDKDRPAKDVSYAKAFVAQVERVFSLVMISEYFDESLVLLRHLLSWDLDDILYVKLNMRTPSSKQGLTDDLRKKIRAWNSLDAQLYDHFNASLWRQISAVGPACVAREVRLLREAQEKLMKRCFGEGMPLVRSAAEIKNKELRPWQPSGKVDIVGYDLPVNITQSFSSQDQELCLRLIMPEVQYTKMLLRSQLLRYRLTSQARPQQQSHSFQQPVRTTLLRHPAHRSQPPVPAAATPASGTGINSKTAAGTRGRTNKQGTKPSQTQSS; this is encoded by the exons ATGTGGAAGAAGAAGATATTCCTGGTCATCATTGCCATCAGTACCATCAGTCTTCTGCTGCACCATGGGGGTCACTTGACCTG GACCATGGATGCCTTCCACCTCGGTTGTCCAGCCCTGCACTCTCACCCTTACTCCGGCCTGAAGCCTAAGCACAGTAACATGGTTTTCctgaaaacccacaaaacagcCAGCAGCACCATGCAGAATCTGCTCTTCCGCTTTGCAGAGCGCAACAACCTGACGGTGGCGTTACCCATACAGGCCTGCGGTCACCAGTTCTGCTACCCGCGATCCTTCACAACTCACTCTGTGCATCAGCACACGCTACCGCCAAACATCGTCACCAACCACATGCGCTTCAATAAGGCTGAGCTGAAACGACTGATGCCAAATGATACGATATACGTCACGATCCTGAGAGAGCCTGGCTCCATGTTTGAGTCCTTGTTCAGTTACTATAACCAGTACTGTCAGAGTTTCAAGAGGGTCCCTAATGGTTCACTGGAAGCTTTCTTAGATGAACCCTGGCGCTACTACAAACCAGAGGAGAACTACTCCATGTATGCACGTAACACCTTGACCTACGACTTGGGCGGAGACAAAGATCGCCCAGCGAAAGATGTCTCTTATGCAAAAGCTTTTGTAGCACAGGTGGAGCGAGTGTTCTCGCTGGTGATGATCTCTGAGTACTTTGATGAATCTCTGGTTCTACTTCGACACCTCCTTTCCTGGGATCTGGATGACATTTTGTATGTTAAGCTCAACATGCGGACGCCAAGTTCCAAGCAGGGCCTGACTGATGATCTTCGCAAAAAGATCCGTGCCTGGAATTCCTTAGATGCCCAGCTCTATGATCACTTTAACGCCTCACTGTGGCGTCAAATCTCTGCTGTGGGTCCAGCCTGTGTGGCGAGGGAGGTGCGCCTCCTTCGTGAGGCCCAGGAGAAGCTGATGAAAAGGTGTTTCGGTGAAGGCATGCCGCTTGTTCGTTCAGCTGCTGAAATCAAAAACAAGGAGCTCCGCCCCTGGCAGCCTAGCGGCAAAGTTGACATAGTCGGTTATGACCTCCCTGTAAATATTACCCAAAGCTTCTCGAGCCAGGACCAGGAGCTCTGCCTGAGGCTCATCATGCCGGAAGTCCAGTACACAAAGATGCTCCTACGTTCCCAGTTACTGCGGTACCGTCTGACCTCTCAGGCTCGGCCTCAGCAGCAGTCACACTCCTTCCAGCAGCCTGTACGCACAACCCTGCTTAGACATCCAGCCCACCGCAGCCAGCCACCAGTGCCTGCTGCTGCAACCCCTGCCTCAGGAACTGGAATCAACTCAAAGACTGCTGCAGGAACTCGAGGTCGGACAAATAAGCAAGGGACAAAACCCTCACAAACTCAGTCCTCATAG